In Ursus arctos isolate Adak ecotype North America unplaced genomic scaffold, UrsArc2.0 scaffold_2, whole genome shotgun sequence, the genomic stretch TTCATAATATTTTTGGTGCTTTCTCCCTTCAGCTGGATGAAACTGTGGAAGCCCTTCTCCGACACCATGAGAGCCAGGGGGAGCTGTCTTCAGGGACAGAGGCGCCTGGGACCCAGGAGGGGCCGACACGTGATGAGACCCCTCTCACAGAGCCAGGGACATCGGAGCTGAGGGGTAGGGCCAGAGCCCCAGGATCTGGGGAGCATAATTAAGTTCTGAGAATGGTTCTGGAGAAGAGGGAACTTTTATATTAGTCTCCTGAATTCTCTACCACccttcacacaccccccacccccccaccccacacacacttgACTTCATGTTTGGACAGCAAAATTCAGTGGGTAAGAATCCAGGCCCCAGGCTTTGGAATCTGAGTGATTTGGTTCATAGTGCATGTCATGTTTGACAGTCATGTAGCTCAAAAAAGTATTAATATCGAGTGTTAACTGTGTAGCTATTACTGTTCAGCCTCGGAAGAGACaaagataagcaaaaagaaatactgtCTTTGCCATCAGGGAAGAAGTCATTTTAAACCACAAGTAAAAAAGTATAGGGGCCCTTGAAAGGGAGTTAGCATATGTGCCTTTGCATGTGGTTCTAATTTAGATTGGGAAGGCAGAGAAGGTCTCCCTGAGGAATGACTTGGAAGCTCTGTGGCTCTGAAATTACTTTAGCTCCCTGAGCCTCCATAGTTGCACTTTGACGATGGGGATACCAGTGTATTGCAGGTATTACTTGTGTTGATTGAGCCATAGAGTGTCGAAGGGCTCAGTCTGGAACTTGGTACCGAGTGGTGGTAACTGCGGCTGTTATCCTCATGAGATCCTCATGAGGGTCTGTCCATCCCTCACAGAGCCCCTGCCAGTGCAGCTGCGGCCCCCGCTCAGTGAGCCAGCCTTGGCTTTTGTGGTAGCGCTGGGCGCCAGCAGTAGTGAGGAGGTGGAGCTGCAGCTGCAGGGCCGAATGGAGTTCTCCAAGGCAGCCGTGTCCCGTGTGGTAGAGGCCTCAGACCGCCTGCAGCGCCGGGTGGAGGAACTCTGTCAGCGAGTGTACAGCCGAGGTTAGTTCTTCCTGTCCCACCGCAGACGTGTCTGTCCCTGTTCGTGTCTTGATTGTCTCCTCTCAGTGCCCGAGCCCAGAGGCAGCCATAATTCTCCAAGGAATAAATCAGCCACGTTCTCAGGGAAAAGGATAGGTTGTAGATGGGGCTCTGCCTTTGGTTCATGGGGTTGAGCTCTAGAGAGCTGGGTGGGAGGAGTTGTTGACCTTGTGGGGCCACTGCCTTCCAGCTGGAGACTTCCTTGGAACACTCTGCACAGAGTTTGGTTGCTGTTGCTGACCCACAAGGCATAGTAGCAAGTGCCCAGGTGTTGTAGCCTGACAGGCTTCTCCCAGCCCTAGTCCTGTCATTCTGGGCAATGGCTCTCCTCTCTGAGCTGGTTTCCTCCTTTGTGCAGTGGAGATAAAGACTCCTGGCTTTGTCATGAGAAATTGGCAAGACAGCTGATGGATCACACTGGGCACATAGCAGACTCCAGAATGAGTTAGTACTTTGCCCCATTGCCCTGGACTTGGCTCTTACCCGAGCCCTGCCTTCTCAGGGGACAGTGAGCCCCCCGGTGAGGTGGCTCGGGCACGCACCCGGGAGTTGGGTCGTGAGAACCGGCGGCTGCAGGACTTGGCTACCCAGCTACAAGAGAAGCACCACCGCATCTCGTTGGAGGTGGGATTAAAATCAGGGCAGGGTTTGGGTTAGACATGCACCAAGGCTCTCAGAGAGCCACGTTCCCTCCTCTAAGCATCTGACCCTATCATTGTCCCCAGTACTCTGAGCTCCAGGATAAAGTAACATCAGCAGAGACCAAGGTGCTGGAGATGGAGACGACGGTGGAGGACCTGCAGTGGGACATCGAGAAGCTGCGCAAGCGTGAGCAGAAGCTCAATAAGCACCTGGCGGAGGCCTTGGAGCAGGTGGGGCTTGGGTGCTGGGTCACATGGAGCCACGGCTGGGTACTTGGAGCCGTCgcttctctcctccacccccattGGTCTGTCTCTCCACAGCTCAACTCTGGCTACTATGTGTCTGGGAGCTCCTCCGGCTTCCAGGGGGGCCAGATCACACTCAGCATGCAGAAGGTGAGTGGGTACCATTCTTCCCAGTCCCTCCCGTAACCTTTTCTCTGCCCCACCCGTCAAAGTCCTCTCAAAATTAAGGACAGACCATCCACACGGTCTGAGTCCCTTCCCTGTCACTCCTGCTgctctgttttatttgttcatgtaTGTGTTTAGTAAGTAATTGTTAACGTTAAGTGCTGAGCATGGTACTCAGAAAGCAGGCATATCtgagaacaaaatagacaaaaagcaAAGCTTTCATGGAGCTTAGGTTCTAGTTGGGGGAACAAACAAGAAGTAACATAGTTCATCAAGTGGTTATAGGTGCCCCAAAGAGAAAGTATAGAAAAGAgacaaatgggggcgcctgggtggcttagttggttaagcctttggctcaggtcatgatcccagcgtcctgggatcgagtcctacatcgggctccctgctcagtggggagtctgcttcttcctctgctcctaccccctgcccccgcttgtgcatgtgcgtgctTGTTTTCTCTCgcacacatgaaaataaataaaatcttttaaaaaagagagataaatgaAAGTTTGTTGGAGTTGACTGGCATTCTTGTTGACTGGCTGGCTGAAGGAGGTGTCTCACTGAGAGGACTTTCTCACTTCTTGTtcattggactttttttttttttttttttttggtgctgtgAGGATCGTTGTTCCTTGTTAACTCCTTATTTCAGGTTCCTTTTCAGGTCTttcaggaaggcttccctgatCCCTGTCGGTTATGAGCCTTGGTTCCCAGCACTGACTGTGCAGTATTTTCTCCCACTTACCTGGGAGCCCTTAGGAAAGTGCTTTGGTTTGGCTTGTCCCTGGGGCTTCAGAATCCATCACTGGCCACACGTGGTGGGACGTGAGGGAAGCGTGCAtcctggcctggccctgcctcccacagccccttCCATTCCACAGTTTGAGATGCTGAATGCAGAGTTGGAGGAAAACCAGGAATTGGCCAATAGCCGTATGGCAGAGCTGGAAAAGCTACAGGCCGAACTTCAGGGGGCTGTGCGGACCAATGAGCGCCTCAAGGTGGGCTCTATTTAGGACTGGGAGGGCTCGAGCCTGCGAGGTAGTGGCTAGGTCCTGAATCCTCTTGCTGATCGCTTTTGGACACTCTGGCCCTAGGTGGCCCTGCGGAGCCTTCCCGAGGAGGTGGTGCGGGAAACGGGGGAGTACCGAATGCTGCAGGCCCAGTTCTCGCTGCTCTACAACGAGTCTCTGCAAGTGAAGACCCAGCTTGACGAGGCCCGGGGGCTGCTGCTGGCCACCAAGAATTCCCACCTGAGACACATTGAGCACATGGAGGTACGGCCCTGGAACAGACCTCAGGGTCAAGGTATTGCTGGCCTTCACAGGCCCTGTGTGCTGCCAGGGGTCCCTTGGAATAAATTCTTCGTAAGCCACGGAGGCCTGAGgcaggggggaagaggggagaagtTTGCCAGGGGGCTGAGGGGTTGTGTGGGTCCTTAACCCCTCACCCTACAGAGCGATGAGCTGGGGCTGCAGAAGAAGCTGCGCACAGAGGTTATCCAGCTGGAGGACACGCTGGCCCAGGTACGCAAGGAGTACGAGATGCTGCGCATCGAGTTTGAACAGAACCTGGCGGCCAACGAGCAGGCAGGTATGTAGTGAGgacagggtggaggtggggccttaTCTGGGATTGCTGGTCCCTGGTGTGGGGCTGATGCTTATCCAGATGCAAGGGGTTAAGCCCCTTCCTTTCACAGAGCCTCCTCTTCCTGGCCAAAACAGGGATCATGCCACCTGGCTCAAAGGCACGGTGAGAGGCCCAACCAGCTGAGGGGGCTGACAGAGCAGGCGCAGCCAGAGCATGAGCTGTTGGCCCCGTCTGTGGTTCTCTGGCCTtacgtgtctctctctctcttagaggGATTCGTTCATTGTGCAAAGATTTTTGAACACGACCTATAAGCTGGGCTGTCTTCTAGGCTTTGGGATTATGTCTACAGACAAAACATAGATGATTCCTGCTACTGTGGAGCAGTATTTTACTAAAGGAAGATAACAAAGTGAAAAATAGACCACGTATGTTAGATAGTGGCAGACACgtcaggaaaaataaagcagggaagaaaGACAGGACGTGTTGGGAGAAAGGGGTTGTGGTTTTGGATGGGGAGGCTAGAGAAGTGAAACTCAGAAGGCgatgtttgtttaaaaatattaaaaagtggactgatttatttttgtgagtaTTAGTTACATGTTCCTTTAAAGGAGATttggaaatactaaaaaaatctGCATTAACAGAAGTAATACAAATAGGCAGTCTCAAGTGGGTTTTGGGTGAGTTTCCTTCCAGCCCAGGTTATTACTTTGATGAGATCACACTCTATATAaggtctcagtttccctctccTCCAAAATGGCAGTGATGGCTGCagctctccttcttcccctgctgAGGGGTTGGGCCCTTCTTGCAGAGGCCGGTCTAACCCCTTACTTCCCAACCCTCTCCTAGGGCCCATCAACCGTGAGATGCGCCACCTGATCAGCAGCCTCCAAAACCACAACCACCAGCTAAAAGGGGATGCCCAGCGGTACAAGCGGAAGCTGCGGGAGGTGCAGGCGGAGATTGGCAAGGTGAGAGCGGGCTGCCTGGGAAAAGCCTTGGCTGGACCCAGGTGAGCACTGTCTCACCTCAGCCCTGTTCTCTGTCTTCGCAGCTCCGGGCCCAGGCCAGTGGCTCAACCCACTCCATCCCCAACCTGGGCCACCCAGAGGACTCTGGCCTCAGcgccccagccccagggaaaGAAGAGGGTGGGCCAGGCCCTGTCACTGCCCCCGACGGCAGAAAGGAGATGGCTTCGGTGCCTGGCACCACCAGTACTACCTCCTCAGCGAAGAAGGAGGAGCTGGTCCCCTCTGAGGAGGATGCCCAGGCCCTAACTCCTGGGTCCCAGGGCCCCTCCTCCCGGGGTCGAGAACCTGAGGCCAGGCCCAAGCGGGAGCTTCGAGAGCGGGAAGGTCCTGGCCTGGGACCCCCATCTGTAGCCTCAGCTCTCTCAAGGGCTGATCGGGAGAAGGCCAAGGTGGAGGAGGCCAAGAGGAAGGAGTCAGAACTCCTCAAAGGTCTCCGAGCAGA encodes the following:
- the RNF40 gene encoding E3 ubiquitin-protein ligase BRE1B; translation: MSGPGNKRAAGDGGSGPPEKKLSREEKTTTTLIEPIRLGGISSTEEMDLKVLQFKNKKLAERLEQRQACEDELRERIEKLEKRQATDDATLLIVNRYWAQLDETVEALLRHHESQGELSSGTEAPGTQEGPTRDETPLTEPGTSELREPLPVQLRPPLSEPALAFVVALGASSSEEVELQLQGRMEFSKAAVSRVVEASDRLQRRVEELCQRVYSRGDSEPPGEVARARTRELGRENRRLQDLATQLQEKHHRISLEYSELQDKVTSAETKVLEMETTVEDLQWDIEKLRKREQKLNKHLAEALEQLNSGYYVSGSSSGFQGGQITLSMQKFEMLNAELEENQELANSRMAELEKLQAELQGAVRTNERLKVALRSLPEEVVRETGEYRMLQAQFSLLYNESLQVKTQLDEARGLLLATKNSHLRHIEHMESDELGLQKKLRTEVIQLEDTLAQVRKEYEMLRIEFEQNLAANEQAGPINREMRHLISSLQNHNHQLKGDAQRYKRKLREVQAEIGKLRAQASGSTHSIPNLGHPEDSGLSAPAPGKEEGGPGPVTAPDGRKEMASVPGTTSTTSSAKKEELVPSEEDAQALTPGSQGPSSRGREPEARPKRELREREGPGLGPPSVASALSRADREKAKVEEAKRKESELLKGLRAELKKAQESQKEMKLLLDMYKSAPKEQRDKVQLMAAERKAKAEVDELRSRIRELEERDRRESKKIADEDALRRIRQAEEQIEHLQRKLGATKQEEEALLSEMDVTGQAFEDMQEQNGRLLQQLREKDDANFKLMSERIKANQIHKLLREEKDELGEQVLGLKSQVDAQLLTVQKLEEKERALQGSLGGVEKELTLRSQALELNKRKAVEAAQLAEDLKVQLEHVQTRLREIQPCLAESRAAREKESFNLKRAQEDISRLRRKLEKQRKVEVYADADEILQEEIKEYKARLTCPCCNTRKKDAVLTKCFHVFCFECVRGRYEARQRKCPKCNAAFGAHDFHRVYIS